A region of Sulfuricella denitrificans skB26 DNA encodes the following proteins:
- a CDS encoding GNAT family N-acetyltransferase: MIYELSKDYFVRPLAESDLDGAYPRWFEDQDVCRYNSHGKFFKTKANFKEYLNELNREDRVVWAICHIEDGHIGNLSLQDISLINRTAEFAILIGDKRHWGKGVGLLAGRKLLEHGFKKLNLERIYCGTAATNEGMKKLADAMNMVFEGTRRLHLFLEGSRVDMLEYGILRAEFEQSLGS, from the coding sequence ATGATTTACGAGCTTAGTAAGGATTATTTTGTTCGGCCACTGGCAGAAAGTGACCTGGATGGTGCTTACCCGAGGTGGTTCGAAGATCAGGACGTGTGCCGATATAACTCCCATGGGAAGTTCTTTAAGACGAAAGCCAATTTTAAGGAATATCTGAATGAATTAAACCGGGAAGACCGTGTTGTTTGGGCGATTTGCCACATCGAAGATGGCCATATTGGCAATCTAAGTCTTCAAGATATCTCGTTGATCAACCGAACTGCAGAATTTGCGATTCTGATAGGTGACAAGCGGCATTGGGGCAAAGGGGTGGGACTACTGGCGGGGAGAAAATTGCTTGAGCACGGGTTTAAAAAATTGAACCTGGAGCGAATATATTGTGGAACCGCCGCGACTAATGAAGGAATGAAAAAGCTTGCTGATGCTATGAATATGGTTTTTGAAGGTACTCGGCGCCTGCATTTATTTCTCGAAGGTTCGAGGGTCGATATGCTGGAATATGGAATTTTACGGGCTGAATTTGAGCAAAGCTTAGGTTCATGA
- a CDS encoding glycosyltransferase family protein: MIAVISHDAGGAEILSSYVRQNGLDCLYVLDGPARKIFDRKLGSIEVSPLEEAIRQSSSILCGTSWQSDIEFNAIKLARSLSKRSTAFLDHWVNYRDRFIRSGETALPDEIWVGDAMAEAMAKKTFPSLPVTLVDNPYVKDVRQELSAIQTHRLSSPDSVSVLYVCEPVSEHALKRHGDAHFWGYVEEEALRYFLSNSSALGKQIERILIRPHPSERADKYSWAQHEFELPIEVAGARTLLEEIADSDFVVGCESMAMVVALLAGKRVVSCIPPGGRDCVLPHTEIIRFQDLLEANAAVSTEQKVKS, encoded by the coding sequence ATGATTGCTGTAATTTCCCATGACGCTGGTGGTGCTGAAATTCTCAGCAGCTATGTACGACAGAATGGCCTGGATTGCCTCTATGTATTGGACGGCCCAGCACGCAAGATATTTGATCGCAAGCTAGGCTCAATTGAAGTCAGCCCACTTGAAGAAGCTATTCGTCAGTCGTCATCGATCCTTTGCGGCACCAGCTGGCAATCAGATATTGAGTTTAATGCCATAAAATTGGCGCGCTCGCTGAGCAAGCGTTCTACCGCTTTCCTTGATCATTGGGTTAACTACCGTGATCGATTTATTCGATCGGGTGAAACTGCCTTGCCTGACGAAATATGGGTAGGAGATGCCATGGCTGAAGCAATGGCTAAGAAAACCTTCCCGAGCCTCCCTGTTACATTAGTTGATAACCCTTATGTAAAGGATGTCCGGCAAGAACTGAGTGCGATTCAAACGCACCGCTTATCCTCGCCGGATTCTGTTTCCGTACTCTATGTCTGTGAACCAGTGAGTGAGCATGCACTGAAGCGACATGGTGACGCGCATTTTTGGGGGTATGTGGAGGAGGAGGCGCTGCGCTATTTTCTCTCGAACTCCTCGGCTTTAGGTAAACAGATTGAACGCATTTTGATTCGCCCACACCCCTCCGAGCGAGCAGATAAATATAGTTGGGCTCAACATGAGTTTGAACTACCGATCGAGGTGGCTGGGGCGCGTACATTGCTAGAGGAAATTGCTGACAGCGATTTTGTGGTCGGTTGTGAATCGATGGCGATGGTCGTCGCCTTGCTTGCCGGGAAAAGGGTGGTTAGTTGCATACCACCTGGGGGGAGAGATTGTGTTTTGCCGCATACTGAGATTATTCGTTTTCAGGACCTTCTGGAGGCGAATGCGGCTGTTTCCACTGAACAAAAGGTTAAGTCATGA
- a CDS encoding amidase produces the protein MGSVFLEQSIPELIRNVGLGTLSFRDMVDATVQVINDKEADTLAWVRFDLDKLRLESEQAFLKYKGRGHLLGIDGIPFGVKDIFNTKSFPTQMGSPLWKNFTPGNNSRVVDSLLFAGGLVAGKTVTAEFAVHALNETLNPHDSSKTPGTSSSGSAAAVATGMVPFALASQTAGSIIRPASFCGVWGMKPSFGMIPRTGVLKTTDSLDTVGFVAAHAKSLRTVLDITRVKGPDYPYVYKNVDRQGVVPKASDRPWRVGFVKTHTWDTATIYARKAIEDLASRIGREDGFEVGEIEWPSDLHAAHDIHSIIYNKSLSYYFQNEKKMDSQVTPIMKKMIEAGESISPAEFRLALARQESHCERLDQLLSPYDIVLSLGTSSSAPLRGVEELPDPSLIWTLGHIPSVAAPVFRCPEGLPFGAQFVSRKWNDYLLVQGIEELVDRGILPPGSQKICLH, from the coding sequence ATGGGCAGTGTTTTCTTGGAGCAATCAATTCCGGAATTGATTCGAAATGTTGGGCTCGGCACCCTTTCATTCAGAGACATGGTTGATGCTACGGTTCAGGTAATAAATGACAAGGAAGCCGATACCTTGGCATGGGTGCGTTTCGATCTGGATAAACTTCGACTTGAGTCAGAACAGGCTTTTTTGAAGTACAAGGGCCGTGGGCACTTGCTTGGAATTGATGGGATACCTTTTGGCGTCAAGGATATTTTCAATACAAAGTCCTTCCCCACGCAAATGGGGTCACCGTTATGGAAAAATTTTACGCCTGGTAACAATTCCAGAGTCGTGGATTCGTTGCTTTTTGCAGGGGGACTTGTTGCAGGTAAAACGGTGACTGCGGAGTTTGCGGTGCATGCGCTCAATGAAACTCTTAACCCTCATGATTCTTCAAAAACACCCGGTACATCCTCGAGTGGCTCTGCTGCTGCGGTGGCAACGGGAATGGTGCCATTTGCACTCGCTTCTCAAACTGCAGGGTCAATCATTCGCCCTGCCAGTTTTTGTGGGGTCTGGGGGATGAAGCCCTCATTTGGGATGATTCCACGTACCGGGGTACTTAAAACCACTGATTCACTTGATACCGTGGGTTTTGTCGCTGCCCATGCTAAGAGTTTGAGAACGGTGCTGGACATCACAAGAGTGAAGGGGCCAGACTACCCGTATGTTTATAAAAATGTGGATAGGCAAGGAGTTGTTCCCAAGGCAAGCGATCGGCCATGGCGTGTCGGGTTTGTAAAAACGCACACTTGGGACACGGCAACAATCTATGCACGGAAGGCGATTGAAGATTTGGCCAGTAGAATTGGCCGTGAAGATGGATTTGAGGTTGGTGAAATTGAATGGCCCAGTGATTTACATGCGGCGCATGATATCCATTCAATTATTTACAATAAATCACTTTCCTACTATTTTCAGAACGAAAAAAAAATGGATTCCCAGGTTACGCCGATCATGAAAAAAATGATTGAGGCTGGCGAGTCTATTAGTCCAGCCGAATTTAGATTAGCTCTGGCGCGTCAGGAAAGCCATTGTGAGAGGCTGGATCAGCTTCTTTCTCCGTATGATATCGTTTTGTCGTTAGGCACATCGAGCTCTGCTCCGCTAAGGGGGGTTGAAGAGTTGCCAGATCCATCCTTAATCTGGACGCTGGGGCATATTCCGTCAGTTGCCGCCCCGGTGTTCCGTTGCCCTGAAGGCCTGCCATTTGGGGCACAGTTTGTTTCTCGTAAGTGGAATGATTATTTGCTGGTTCAGGGAATTGAAGAACTAGTCGACCGCGGCATTCTTCCTCCAGGCAGCCAGAAAATTTGCCTTCATTGA
- a CDS encoding N-acetyl sugar amidotransferase, producing MPETQEGVEFDEMGICTACRSSEEKMHIDWTVREKQLRTILEEAKAKSGNGYDCVLPISGGKDSFFQAHVLVKVYGLKPLAVTFNQNWVSETGFYNLQRCLEVFDLDHLQFTPARSLVNRLAKKSLDAIGDACWHCHSGVGAFPLQVATRFKIPLLVWGESISENAGRASYSCPGVKFDRDYFTKVSAKLTAQEMTSAELSARDLHPFELPSYEEIEKTGVWGIHLGDYMFWDDERQTEWIREVYGWRETEMEGAYKGYKSAECIMAGVHDFTCYLKRGFGRSTGQASVDVRNGLLTRKEGFELIRHHDQERPEALDYYLKITGLSEAEFYDVMREKKLADLKTIDLPIHPKGKPNAERLVPFVEQIIQKHLHQPDPRVTRDQEDN from the coding sequence GTGCCAGAAACCCAGGAGGGGGTGGAGTTTGATGAAATGGGGATTTGCACAGCATGCAGGTCTTCAGAAGAAAAAATGCACATTGATTGGACTGTTCGTGAGAAGCAGTTGAGAACAATTTTAGAAGAAGCCAAGGCTAAATCGGGAAATGGCTACGACTGCGTTTTACCGATATCCGGAGGTAAAGATAGTTTTTTTCAGGCGCATGTTCTTGTTAAGGTTTATGGGTTAAAACCACTGGCCGTGACGTTTAACCAAAACTGGGTATCAGAAACCGGATTTTATAATCTGCAACGATGTCTGGAAGTCTTCGACCTCGATCACCTTCAATTCACGCCGGCGAGAAGTTTAGTCAATCGACTGGCGAAGAAGTCATTAGATGCTATCGGTGATGCTTGCTGGCATTGCCATTCCGGGGTTGGGGCTTTCCCTCTACAGGTTGCAACACGCTTCAAAATTCCTTTATTGGTTTGGGGGGAGTCTATTTCTGAAAATGCCGGGCGTGCTTCCTACAGTTGCCCGGGGGTCAAGTTCGACCGAGATTACTTTACGAAGGTGTCAGCCAAGCTTACAGCGCAAGAAATGACTAGTGCTGAACTCAGCGCTAGGGACCTCCATCCTTTTGAACTTCCCAGCTATGAAGAAATCGAGAAAACGGGCGTGTGGGGAATTCATTTAGGTGATTACATGTTTTGGGATGATGAACGTCAGACTGAGTGGATTCGTGAAGTATACGGCTGGAGGGAAACCGAAATGGAAGGCGCTTACAAAGGGTATAAGAGCGCTGAATGTATCATGGCCGGTGTGCATGATTTCACCTGCTATCTAAAAAGGGGTTTCGGCAGATCAACGGGGCAAGCTTCTGTGGATGTGCGCAATGGACTATTGACCAGAAAAGAGGGGTTTGAGCTGATTCGTCACCACGATCAGGAGCGTCCGGAGGCATTGGATTACTATTTGAAGATCACAGGGCTGAGTGAAGCAGAGTTCTATGACGTCATGCGTGAAAAAAAGTTGGCGGATCTAAAAACTATTGATTTACCAATTCACCCCAAAGGGAAACCGAATGCGGAACGTTTAGTTCCATTTGTAGAACAAATTATTCAAAAACATCTTCACCAGCCTGACCCCAGGGTCACAAGAGATCAGGAGGACAACTGA
- a CDS encoding DegT/DnrJ/EryC1/StrS family aminotransferase, which produces MSNPASTAKLALFGGPKTIQATFKRYNPIGVEEVQAAKQVIESGVLSQFLGCWNPDFYGGPKVQEFERQCETYFGVKHAVTVNSWTSGLTAAVGAIGIEPGDEVIVTPWTMCASATAILHWNAIPVFADIEPETFNLDPASVEANITPYTKAIMVVDILGHSADMDALMAIAERHGLKVITDTAQAPGTYYKGKITGTLAHVGGYSLNYHKHIHTGEGGILVTNDDEIADRLRLIRNHAEAVVGNKGVTDLSNMVGHNFRLGEIECAIGIEQLKKLKGFVSSRQRAAERLTQGLISLPGLRTPIVKPDCTHAYYMYPMVLDIEQLGVSRARLIEALEAEGVVGLAAGYANIHLLPMYQQKIAYGSKGFPWTSDICHREVSYQKGICPVAERLHEFTYLGFAMCMHELTDEDVDLIGRAFRKVWNQMDSLK; this is translated from the coding sequence ATGAGTAATCCAGCAAGCACAGCAAAACTCGCCCTGTTTGGCGGCCCCAAGACTATCCAAGCCACTTTCAAACGTTACAACCCAATCGGTGTAGAGGAAGTTCAAGCAGCCAAACAGGTGATCGAAAGCGGTGTGCTCTCGCAATTCCTTGGCTGCTGGAACCCCGATTTCTACGGTGGCCCAAAAGTTCAGGAATTTGAGCGTCAGTGCGAGACCTACTTTGGCGTCAAGCACGCTGTCACGGTTAATTCATGGACTTCCGGGTTGACTGCAGCTGTCGGTGCAATTGGCATAGAACCCGGTGATGAGGTTATCGTCACTCCATGGACCATGTGCGCCAGTGCAACGGCTATTTTGCACTGGAATGCAATCCCGGTGTTCGCTGATATCGAGCCCGAGACCTTTAATCTTGATCCTGCCTCGGTTGAAGCAAACATTACGCCCTATACTAAGGCGATCATGGTGGTGGATATTTTGGGGCACTCTGCGGACATGGACGCCCTGATGGCTATTGCTGAACGGCACGGACTCAAGGTCATAACCGACACGGCCCAGGCTCCGGGTACTTATTATAAAGGCAAGATTACCGGCACGCTGGCGCACGTGGGAGGCTACAGTCTCAACTATCATAAGCACATCCATACCGGCGAAGGGGGAATTCTCGTTACCAATGACGACGAGATTGCTGACCGTTTACGTCTGATCCGCAACCACGCCGAGGCAGTGGTGGGTAATAAGGGTGTCACAGATTTGAGTAATATGGTGGGTCATAATTTCCGGCTTGGAGAAATCGAGTGCGCCATTGGCATTGAACAATTAAAGAAGCTAAAGGGTTTTGTGTCAAGTCGCCAGCGGGCCGCCGAGCGCCTAACCCAAGGGCTTATCAGCCTACCCGGTCTACGCACACCGATCGTCAAACCTGATTGCACCCATGCTTATTACATGTATCCAATGGTATTGGATATTGAGCAACTTGGTGTTTCACGTGCTCGTCTAATTGAGGCTCTTGAGGCTGAGGGTGTGGTCGGACTGGCGGCAGGCTATGCCAATATCCATCTGTTGCCCATGTATCAGCAAAAAATAGCCTATGGCTCAAAAGGATTCCCCTGGACTTCTGATATCTGCCACCGTGAAGTCAGTTACCAGAAAGGCATTTGTCCCGTGGCCGAAAGACTACACGAGTTTACCTATCTGGGTTTTGCTATGTGTATGCATGAATTGACAGATGAAGACGTGGATTTAATCGGGAGGGCTTTTAGAAAAGTGTGGAATCAAATGGATAGCCTGAAATGA
- a CDS encoding Gfo/Idh/MocA family protein has translation MGVVNVGRNPLLVLIVGCGNIAGVFDQGRSHRDPPYTHAGAYTRDGRFNLTACIEPDDKRRSEFMAAWGVPAGFRSIEQALGSGSQFDVISICSPTDCHAHDLEMALHLKPKMIFCEKPVSTSVAETKRLVTECGKLDIPLGVNYTRRWDPDISKLQADMQAGRWGQLRSVVGYYNKGILNNGSHMLDLLNLLVGPMDIVKVGKPIQDYFPNDPTVPAWLEGAQGVPVHLVCGHAEDYAIFELQLVFSRGMLTMEEGGMFWHERRVLDSEIFKGYRVLEEGVRRAGEYPRAMLQAVDNIYRAINQGDPLASTGESALAAQHVCEQIKQQACEP, from the coding sequence ATGGGCGTTGTTAACGTTGGCAGAAATCCCCTACTTGTACTCATTGTGGGCTGCGGGAACATCGCTGGTGTCTTTGACCAAGGACGGTCGCACCGTGATCCGCCATACACTCATGCGGGTGCATACACTCGTGATGGACGATTCAATTTGACTGCGTGCATTGAGCCAGATGACAAGCGCCGTAGTGAATTCATGGCCGCTTGGGGCGTGCCTGCTGGTTTTCGCTCGATTGAGCAAGCATTGGGGTCTGGTAGTCAGTTTGATGTCATTAGTATCTGTTCGCCGACGGACTGTCATGCACATGATCTAGAAATGGCATTGCATTTGAAGCCAAAGATGATTTTTTGCGAGAAACCCGTTTCAACATCTGTCGCAGAGACTAAAAGGCTCGTCACGGAGTGCGGCAAGTTGGATATTCCGCTTGGAGTGAACTATACGCGGCGTTGGGATCCTGATATTTCAAAGCTTCAAGCCGATATGCAGGCAGGCCGATGGGGGCAGTTGCGATCAGTGGTTGGGTATTACAACAAGGGTATCTTGAACAATGGCTCCCATATGCTGGATCTTTTGAACTTGCTTGTTGGACCCATGGATATTGTCAAGGTTGGTAAGCCCATACAGGATTATTTCCCCAACGACCCAACAGTTCCTGCCTGGTTGGAGGGGGCCCAAGGTGTGCCAGTGCATCTTGTTTGTGGTCACGCCGAGGATTATGCAATCTTCGAACTTCAGCTAGTCTTCTCACGGGGGATGTTGACCATGGAAGAGGGCGGCATGTTCTGGCATGAGCGCCGTGTTTTAGATAGCGAGATATTCAAAGGTTACCGCGTGCTTGAAGAGGGTGTTCGTCGAGCAGGGGAATATCCACGTGCCATGCTCCAAGCTGTCGACAACATTTACCGTGCAATTAATCAAGGTGATCCACTTGCGAGCACGGGGGAATCGGCTCTTGCGGCACAACATGTCTGTGAGCAAATCAAACAGCAGGCTTGTGAACCGTAG